The sequence ACTACCCTCAAACGATGTTTAAAAAAGATTTGTATTTATTAGAAATTATCGCATTAGGCCAATTAGGCATTAAAAAATCCTTACTTATAGACATTGGCACCAAGTGGATTAAAAATTACCCAACTGATCCCAATATCCCTGAAGCGTTATATTATGTCGCCAAAGCTTTAGACGAGAACAACAATTACAAACAGGCCATGCACTATTACAAACGCATTCTTTTAGAATACAAAAACTCCCGCTACGCTCCCTTAGCCCAAATGCGTTTAGCCATTGAAGCGGCTGAAGGCTCTGATTTGAGCAACGCTAGTATGCTTTTTAAAGAAGCTTTCTCTAACGCCAAAGACAAAGAGAGCGCGAGTGAAATCGCGCTTAATTGGGCTGAAGTAGAGATAAACTATCAAAACTTTAATAACGCTAAATACCTCATTGATAAGGTGGTTCAATCCAACCCAGATTATATTTCTACGCATAGCGAATCAGCCCTAGACTTGCTCAAGTTATTGAAAAAAAACCAGATGAATGAAAGCGCGATTGAGATCGCTCACTTGCTCCTTAATCAAGACGATGACTTGAAAGCTAAAGAGCAAGCGCTCTATGATTTAGGGGCGTTGTATGCAAGGATCAAGGACTTTAAGAACGCCCACCTTTACAATCTGCAATATTTGCAAGACCATGCGGAATTGGATAAAGCTTCTGTCGTTAGAGCGCGCGATGAAAAAGCCCTTTTTTCCATGGAGGGGAACACGCAAGAAAAAATCGCCCACTACGATAAAATCATTCAAAATTTCCCTAATTCTAATGAAGCCCTAAAGGCTTTAGAATTGAAAGCCCAACTCTTGTTTGAAAATAAGCGTTATGCTGAAGTGTTAGGCATGCAAAAAAATTTGCCTAAAGATTCTCCTTTGATCCAAAAAACGCTCAATATCCTTGCTAAAACCCCATTAGAGAACCATCGTTGCGAAGAAGCCTTAAAATACTTATCCCAAATCACCGCCTTTGCATTTACTCCCAAAGAAGAAATCCAAGCCTTTGATTGTTTGTATTTCGCATCGCTCAAAGAAAAAGCGCAAATTATTGCCCTAAACGCTTTAAAAACAGCTAAAACCCCTAGCGAGAAATTAATATGGCTTTATCGTTTGGGGCGCAATTACTACCGCTTAGGGGATTTTAAAAATTCCACTCTGGCTTCTAAAGACGCTTTAACTCTCGCTCAAAGTTTAAATAAAAAAGAATTTTATGATATTGCTTTTGTTTTATTTTCAGATTACATGCAAAACAATGAAAAAGAATTGGCGCTCAATCTGTATGCGTTTTTAGAAAAGCATTTCAAAGACGATAAACGCATGGCGTTGGTTTATTTTAAATTGCTAGAAAATGAAAAAGACCCTAAAAGCGTCAAAATTTATGCCACAAGCTTACTCAAGCTCCAAGACACTTATAAGGACTATTCTTACACACCCTTTAGCGAATTTGCTCTTATTGACGCTTACAGAACCACCAAAGACTATTTAAAAGCGTTAGAAACGCTAGACAAGCTTTTAAACCGCAGGCTTTCTTTAGAAGATCACCAAAAAGCCTTATACTTGCAATCCAGCTTATTAGATCTAACCCATCAAAAAGCAAAATCTAGAGCCAGTTTAGAAAAATGCGTTCAGTTAAAACAAAAAGATCAAACAAACGCATGGCAAAATTTATGCGAACAGGGTTTAAATTTATTCAAAAACAAGGAGTCATAACTATGGACATTAGCATTTTTAGAGAATACGATATTAGAGGCATTTACCCCACCACGCTAGATGAGAAGGGGGCTTTTAGTATCGGCGTGGAGTTGGGGAAAATCATGCGAGAATACGATAAAAGCGTGTTTGTAGGGCATGACGCCAGGGTGCATGGGCGCTTTTTGTTTGAAGCTTTGAGCGCGGGGCTGCAATCAAGCGGCTTGAAAGTGTATGATTTAGGGCTAATCCCCACACCGGTAGCGTATTTTGCGGCCTTTAATGGAATCAATGGCATTCAATGCCCTAATTCCATCATGATCACTGGCTCTCACAACCCCAAAGAATACAACGGCTTTAAAATCACGCTCAACCAAAACCCGTTTTATGGCAAGGACATTCAGGCTTTAAAAGACACGCTTTTAAACGCCAAGCATGAAATAAAACCCCTAAAAGAAACACCAGAGAAAGTCAATGCCCTAGAAGCCTATCATCGCTATTTGATCAAGGACTTTAAGCATTTAAAAAATCTTAAATACAAAATCGCCCTGGATTTTGGTAATGGCGTGGGAGCGTTAGGCTTAGAGCCTATTTTAAAGGCTTTAAACATTGATTTTAGCAGCCTTTATAGCGATCCTGATGGGAATTTCCCTAACCACCACCCAGACCCTAGCGAAGCGAAAAACTTAAAAGATCTAGAAAAACACATGCAAGAAAACGCTATTTCTATAGGTTTTGCTTTTGATGGCGATGCGGATAGGATTGCAATGTTAAGCTCTCATCATGTTTATGCGGGCGATGAATTAGCGATTTTATTCGCTAAACGCTTGCATGCTCAAGGCACCACCCCCTTTGTGATCGGCGAAGTCAAATGCTCTCAAGTGATGTATAACACGATCAATACTTTTGGTAAGACGCTCATGTATAAAACCGGGCATAGCAATTTAAAAATCAAACTCAAAGAAACCCATGCGCATTTTGCAGCTGAAATGAGCGGGCATATCTTTTTTAAAGAGCGCTATTTTGGCTATGATGACGCTCTTTATGCATGCTTAAGGGCTTTAGAATTATTGCTCGAACAAACCCCAAGCGATTTGGAAAACACCATTAAAAACCTCCCCTATTCCTACACCACGCCTGAAGAAAAAATCGCCGTGAGCGAAGAAGAAAAATTTGAAATCATTCATAACCTACAAAAAGCGCTTAAAAACCCGCCAAGTCATTTCCCTAAAATCAAAGAAATAATCAGCATTGATGGCGTGAGAGTGGTTTTTGAACATGGTTTTGGGCTTATTCGTGCAAGCAACACCACCCCCTATTTAGTCAGCCGCTTTGAAGGCGAGGATGAAACAACGGCGTTAGAGTATAAAAGGGCGTTGCTCAATTTATTAGAAAAACTTTAAAATAGAGCTTGGGATAATCTCATTTCATATCCCTTACTCTTAAAGATATTAAATCAATTAAACAAGTTGCTTTAAAACCACACATAAAATCATAAGATCTCAAATTTTTTTACACTATTTAAGCTAAGCCTAAGCCTATTATAATGAAAAGTTTTAAATTAATCGTAAAGGATTTTAATGGATAACAACAAAAATAACAACAAAAACGCTTCTCATCTCACTCACGAAATGAAAAAGGAACACGGAGGTCTTGCAAAAGCAAGTGAAAAAGCTGAAATGCAACCAATCTTGGAAGCACTATACTATGTGGCTAAAGAAGAATCTGAAGGATATAAAAAAGCAGCTGAAGGATATAAACAGGTGCTTGAAGCAAAAGAAAAGGCAGATAAAATCTTAAATACTTTGAAAGCAATCAGCCATGACAATAACATAATAGACATAGAACCCGAAGACGAAAAGGACTGAGTAATCAATAGTTCTTTTTAAAAGCATTATAAAAAGCTTATGGCTTGGTATGTATAAGAATTAGCCTTTTTTGTTATCAAAATACCTGTGATTTTAAGCCGCTATCAACCACACTACAGGGTTGCTTTTATATTGTTGTTAGGCTTATGGCGGTAATTTCTACGCTAACGCCACAATAATGCACATGCAATAAAACCTGATGATGATTGTTAATCTGTGATCTTTAATTTTTAACGCAACAAAGCCTAAAAGCCCTTAAAAAATCATTCCTCCTATAAACCCTTTAATTTTTTCTAGCATGGCGTTTTCATTGTTTAAATTTTCTTCTATGATTTTGACTAACGCTGAGCCACAAATCACGCCATCAGCACCCATTTCTTTAGCGTTTTTGATGTGTTCTTTTTGAGAAATGCCAAAGCCCAGTAAGGCGGGGGTGGGGCTAAAAGTTTTTAGGGTTTTGATGATCGTGCTTGCATCGTTCTCTAGAGCATGGCTTATCCCTGTAACCCCACTCCTGGCTAAAGTGTAGATATAGCCTTGCGAATGCATAGCGACTTGTTCTAAATCTTTACTGCTCGCATTAGGACTAGCGATAAAGATTTGCTTGATTTGGTGTTTTTGAGCGGATTTAATGACTAATTCTTTTTCTATTAGGGGCATGTCCGCTATTAAAACGCTATCTATACCGCATTCTTTGATTTGAGCGTAAAAGTCATCAACGCCATAAGAAAAAATTAAATTCGCATACGCTAAAAGCCCTATGGGAATATCATCGTTATAGCCTCTAATCTTTTTTAAAAGCTGGAAATTTTTAGCCATGCTAGCGTGTTTTAACGCTCTTAAATGGCTCGCTTGTATGGTAACGCCATCCGCTATCGGATCTGAAAAAGCAAACCCCAATTCTAAAGCGCTCACCCCGCTAGTAATTAGGGTTTTAACGATTTCAAAACTCAATTCATAGTTAGGATCGCCCAAGGTTACAAACGGGATAAACGCCATTTTTTCGTGTTTTTTTAAGGTTTCAAACATGTTTTGATACCTCATTTTAAACCTCCTTTTAAAGCGTTATAAACGGTGCTTAAATCCTTATCCCCCCGACCGCTTAAATTCACTACGATGATACTTTCTTCTTCGCATTTTTGAGCGAGTTTTAAAGCATACGCTAAAGCGTGTGAGCTTTCTAGCGCCGGGATAATGCCTTCTTTTTGGCACAACAAACTAAAAGCCTCTAGCGCTTCAAGATCGCTTGCACTTTCATAAATCGCGCGCCCACTCTCTTTTAAATAGCTGTGTTCTGGCCCCACCCCTGGATAATCAAGCCCGGCGCTAATGCTATGGCTTTCTGCAATCTGGCCTTCATCATCTTGTAAAAGATAGGTTTTATTCCCATGCAAAATCCCCACACGCCCCTTATTCAAAGTCGCCCCATGCTTATTGGTTTCTAGCCCTAAACCCGCCGGCTCTACGCCTATGAGTTTAACCTCTTTGTCGTTTAAAAACGCGCTGAATATCCCTATAGCGTTAGACCCCCCTCCAACGCATGCGATAACATAATCAGGCAAGCGGTTTTCTTTTTCTAAAATTTGGCTTTTAACCTCATCGCCTATCATTTTTTGAAAGGTTTTAACCATCGTAGGGTAAGGGTGTGGCCCGGCGGCTGTGCCTAGCAAATAATGCGTGTCCTTGTAACTGCTCGCCCAATCCCTTAAGGCTTCATTCACAGCGTCTTTAAGCGTCGCGCTCCCTGAATTAACCTCTCTCACTTCAGCACCTAATAAGCGCATTCTAAAAACATTCATTTCCTGGCGCTTGATGTCTTTGCCTCCCATAAAAATCACGCATTTTAAATTCAATAACGCGCAAGCGATAGCCGTTGCAACGCCATGTTGCCCAGCGCCTGTTTCAGCAATAATCCTTGTTTTACCCATTTTTTTCGCTAAAAGGGCTTGCCCTAGAGCTTGATTAGTCTTGTGCGCCCCGCCATGGATTAAATCTTCTCGTTTTAGATAAAGCTTGACTTTAGGGTTAGAAACGATATTTTGACACAAGGTTAAAGGGCTAGGACGGCCCACAAAATCTTTTAAAAGATGAAAATATTCTTTTTGGAATTTTTCATCTTTCAAACACGCATCAAACGCCTGTTCTAACTCTCTTAATGCAGGCACTAACAATTCTGAAACAAAACTCCCTCCAAACTCCCCAAAATACGCTTTTTTATTCATTTAATACTCTCTTAAAATTCGGGCTAATCGCTTGATTTTATCCTTATTTTTAATCCCAGGGCTTATTTCTAAACCCGAATTGAAATCCAAACCCAACGCTTTAACTTTCAAGGCTTGTTGAATATTATCCAAATTAAGCCCGCCAGCTAACATGAAAGGCGTTTTGACATTTTCTAAAATACCCCAATCAAAACTCACGCCATTGCCTCCCATTTTATCCCCCTTAGTGTCGTATAAGATTAGAGAGGCTTCTTTAACTTTAGGCGCTAAATCTTTGGCGCTCATCACACTCACTACTTGCCAAATCGCGCAAGTTTTAGGGAGCGATTTTTTTAATTGAGCGATTTCTTGTTGCGAATAGCCATAAAGCTGCACCGCTTTTAAATCAAGCTTTTTAGCGATTTTTTGAATTTTTTTAATCTTATCTTTCACAAACACGCCCACAAAATCCAATTTTTTAACCGCTTTTGTGATCTTTAGGGCTTCTTTAGGCTTGATGTATCTTGGCGAAGATTTTTCAAAAATCAAACCCCCATAAATAAAATGGTTTTTATAAACGGCTTTAGCGTCTTTAATTTTTGTAAGCCCGCACACTTTATTTTCGCCTAAAATCAATTTAATACACGCTTTTTTCAAATCCTTTTCTTTCATTAAAGAGCTGCCCACTAAAAAGCCATTCACATAAGGGGCTAGGGCTTTGATTTGCGTGTGCGAATAAATACCGGACTCACTCACCACGAGCGCGTCTTTAGGTAAGAGAGAGCGTAATTTGAGCGTGTTGTTAATGTCGGTTGTCAGGGTGTGCAAATCCCTATTATTGATGCCTATAATGTCGTATTGGAGTTTGAGTAAGCGCTTGATTTCTTGCTTATTGGAAACTTCAGTCAGCGTGCTCATGTTTAAGGATTTAGCGAGGTTAAAAAGCTCTAAATAATTTTTATCGTCTAATACGCTTAACATTAAAAGCACCGCATTAGCCCCCATCATTCTAGCGAGTTTGATTTGAAAAGCATCAATGATAAAATCTTTGCATAAAATGGGCTTAATGGAATGCTGCGAAACCATCTTAATGTTTTCATAAGAGCCTAAAAAATATTTAGAATCGGCTAAAACTGAAATGCAAGAGGCAAATTTTTCATAAGTTTTGGCTATTTTTAACAAATCAAAATCTTTTCTGATTAAACCTTTAGAGGGCGATGCTTTTTTGCATTCTAAAATAAAGCTGGTTTTTTTTTCTAGTAACGCCTTTTTAAAATCCCTATCGCTTGGGTTTATGTTTGTCGGTAAAGTGTGGTTTTTTTTGAGATCAGAGACTTCTAGGAGCTTGTCTTTAAGGATGTTTTCTAACACGCTAGGCATGGCTTAACCTTATGATTTTTTGCAAATGCACATAAGGCGCTTTGGTTTTTAAATGCTCTAAAGTCATGCTCACGCCCTCTTTTAAATCTTTAGCTTTATGGCTTAAATACAACAAACTCGCCACATTCGCCACAACCACCATTGTATGCGAATCCTTGCCTTTATTTTCTAAAATATCTAAACACGCTTGAACGCTTTCTTGTGCGTTTTCAATCTGTAATTCTTTCAAATCATAGGGGGGTAAATCAAAATCTTTAGCGCTCAAGTCATACTCTAAAATTTCATTATTTTTCAATTCACACGCATGCGTAATGTCGTGCAACACGATTTCATCCGTCCCCCCTCCATTAATTACCATCGCCCTTTTAACGCCTAAAGCCTTTAATGCTAGCGCCATAGTCTTACACAAGGATTTATCATACACGCCTAAAAGCTGGATTTTGGGCCTTAAGGGGTTGATTAGAGGCCCTAAGCAATTAAAAATCGTTTTAGCAAAAAGCTCTTTTCTTAAGGGGGCGGATTTTTTAAAACTTTGATGGTATAAAGGCGCGAATAAAAAACCAAAATGCGTTTGTTTGAAACAATTCTCTAATTGCGTGGGATTCATTTCAATATTCACGCCTAAATTTTCCAACAAATCCGCGCTCCCGCTATGACTAGACACGCTCCTTGATCCGTGTTTAGCCATAGATAATCCCATAGAGCTGGCAATGAGCGCAGCAATCGTGCTGATGTTAATCGTTTTTAACCCATCGCCTCCTGTGCCGCAATTGTCTATTAAATCCAAGCCGCTATCAAAAGGCTTATGGGCATGCTCTAAAAGCGTGGTTGCAGCAACGCTAATTTCCTTAAAGCTCTCGCCCTTGATTTTTAAAGCGCATAAGATCGCCCCAAGTTGTGCGGGGCTTACTTTTTCGTTGATAATAAGGGTGAATAATTTTTTGACTTCTTCATCGTTTAAGTCTTTTTGATGGTATAGAGCGTTTAAAATCTCTTTCATAATAACCCTTCTAAAAACCCCACGCTTTGTTCTAACAACGCCCTCCCTTGTAAAGTCATGATGCTTTCAGGGTGGAATTGATAGGCTAAAATCTTATCTTCTTCATTGATAATAGCCATAGGGATATTGTCATGCTCAGCGATCACTTCCAAATTTTTAGGCAACCCGCTTGCCATTAAAGAATGGTAACGCCCCACCACCATGCTCTCCCCTAAACCTTTAAAAACGGCATGCTTTTTGAGCGCGATGGTCGTCGCTTTGCCATGCACAATTTCTTTACTCCTTATGATTTTAGCCCCATAGCTTTGCGCTAAAGCTTGTAAGCCTAAACAAACCCCTAAAATAGGGAATTTCTTTTTAGCCATTTCAATGATTTTTAAAAGATTGCCTGAACTGCTAGGATTACCAGGCCCTGGTGAAACGAACAATAAAGGCGTTTTTGATTCTTCATTCATCAAATCCATAAGATAACTCGGATCAATATCGTTTTGATAAACAGCAACTTCATAACCCAAACATTCTAATTCATACACCAAGTTATAAGAAAAAGAATCAAAATTATCTATAAAAAAGATTTTCATAAGCTTGTTTTCCTGATCGCATCAATAAGGGCTTGTG is a genomic window of Helicobacter pylori oki112 containing:
- the trpCF gene encoding bifunctional indole-3-glycerol-phosphate synthase TrpC/phosphoribosylanthranilate isomerase TrpF, whose translation is MPSVLENILKDKLLEVSDLKKNHTLPTNINPSDRDFKKALLEKKTSFILECKKASPSKGLIRKDFDLLKIAKTYEKFASCISVLADSKYFLGSYENIKMVSQHSIKPILCKDFIIDAFQIKLARMMGANAVLLMLSVLDDKNYLELFNLAKSLNMSTLTEVSNKQEIKRLLKLQYDIIGINNRDLHTLTTDINNTLKLRSLLPKDALVVSESGIYSHTQIKALAPYVNGFLVGSSLMKEKDLKKACIKLILGENKVCGLTKIKDAKAVYKNHFIYGGLIFEKSSPRYIKPKEALKITKAVKKLDFVGVFVKDKIKKIQKIAKKLDLKAVQLYGYSQQEIAQLKKSLPKTCAIWQVVSVMSAKDLAPKVKEASLILYDTKGDKMGGNGVSFDWGILENVKTPFMLAGGLNLDNIQQALKVKALGLDFNSGLEISPGIKNKDKIKRLARILREY
- a CDS encoding phosphomannomutase/phosphoglucomutase, which gives rise to MDISIFREYDIRGIYPTTLDEKGAFSIGVELGKIMREYDKSVFVGHDARVHGRFLFEALSAGLQSSGLKVYDLGLIPTPVAYFAAFNGINGIQCPNSIMITGSHNPKEYNGFKITLNQNPFYGKDIQALKDTLLNAKHEIKPLKETPEKVNALEAYHRYLIKDFKHLKNLKYKIALDFGNGVGALGLEPILKALNIDFSSLYSDPDGNFPNHHPDPSEAKNLKDLEKHMQENAISIGFAFDGDADRIAMLSSHHVYAGDELAILFAKRLHAQGTTPFVIGEVKCSQVMYNTINTFGKTLMYKTGHSNLKIKLKETHAHFAAEMSGHIFFKERYFGYDDALYACLRALELLLEQTPSDLENTIKNLPYSYTTPEEKIAVSEEEKFEIIHNLQKALKNPPSHFPKIKEIISIDGVRVVFEHGFGLIRASNTTPYLVSRFEGEDETTALEYKRALLNLLEKL
- the trpD gene encoding anthranilate phosphoribosyltransferase; the protein is MKEILNALYHQKDLNDEEVKKLFTLIINEKVSPAQLGAILCALKIKGESFKEISVAATTLLEHAHKPFDSGLDLIDNCGTGGDGLKTINISTIAALIASSMGLSMAKHGSRSVSSHSGSADLLENLGVNIEMNPTQLENCFKQTHFGFLFAPLYHQSFKKSAPLRKELFAKTIFNCLGPLINPLRPKIQLLGVYDKSLCKTMALALKALGVKRAMVINGGGTDEIVLHDITHACELKNNEILEYDLSAKDFDLPPYDLKELQIENAQESVQACLDILENKGKDSHTMVVVANVASLLYLSHKAKDLKEGVSMTLEHLKTKAPYVHLQKIIRLSHA
- a CDS encoding aminodeoxychorismate/anthranilate synthase component II, yielding MKIFFIDNFDSFSYNLVYELECLGYEVAVYQNDIDPSYLMDLMNEESKTPLLFVSPGPGNPSSSGNLLKIIEMAKKKFPILGVCLGLQALAQSYGAKIIRSKEIVHGKATTIALKKHAVFKGLGESMVVGRYHSLMASGLPKNLEVIAEHDNIPMAIINEEDKILAYQFHPESIMTLQGRALLEQSVGFLEGLL
- the trpB gene encoding tryptophan synthase subunit beta, whose product is MNKKAYFGEFGGSFVSELLVPALRELEQAFDACLKDEKFQKEYFHLLKDFVGRPSPLTLCQNIVSNPKVKLYLKREDLIHGGAHKTNQALGQALLAKKMGKTRIIAETGAGQHGVATAIACALLNLKCVIFMGGKDIKRQEMNVFRMRLLGAEVREVNSGSATLKDAVNEALRDWASSYKDTHYLLGTAAGPHPYPTMVKTFQKMIGDEVKSQILEKENRLPDYVIACVGGGSNAIGIFSAFLNDKEVKLIGVEPAGLGLETNKHGATLNKGRVGILHGNKTYLLQDDEGQIAESHSISAGLDYPGVGPEHSYLKESGRAIYESASDLEALEAFSLLCQKEGIIPALESSHALAYALKLAQKCEEESIIVVNLSGRGDKDLSTVYNALKGGLK
- the trpA gene encoding tryptophan synthase subunit alpha, which encodes MRYQNMFETLKKHEKMAFIPFVTLGDPNYELSFEIVKTLITSGVSALELGFAFSDPIADGVTIQASHLRALKHASMAKNFQLLKKIRGYNDDIPIGLLAYANLIFSYGVDDFYAQIKECGIDSVLIADMPLIEKELVIKSAQKHQIKQIFIASPNASSKDLEQVAMHSQGYIYTLARSGVTGISHALENDASTIIKTLKTFSPTPALLGFGISQKEHIKNAKEMGADGVICGSALVKIIEENLNNENAMLEKIKGFIGGMIF
- a CDS encoding tetratricopeptide repeat protein, yielding MWLKSKIFLLMGVSLLSHSLNALSLTLTQGKEGGEDFSVLTLRHNKAFSCFYANEKPPSGIEASLSIIRAKRPIECVIDSIPKEGFTPLENAFFHITYSMRQQQFILHIKPKVMRRLTLFSFDRDYKKAIPLFVENDPKAKMWQIIGYDQNIPFLSEKNNAQKGLNFPIVIKDAQTPIIQELDVNNKPLLTTKGYDLNAYLEAKKQINSQAYFDALRTISRAFKNYPQTMFKKDLYLLEIIALGQLGIKKSLLIDIGTKWIKNYPTDPNIPEALYYVAKALDENNNYKQAMHYYKRILLEYKNSRYAPLAQMRLAIEAAEGSDLSNASMLFKEAFSNAKDKESASEIALNWAEVEINYQNFNNAKYLIDKVVQSNPDYISTHSESALDLLKLLKKNQMNESAIEIAHLLLNQDDDLKAKEQALYDLGALYARIKDFKNAHLYNLQYLQDHAELDKASVVRARDEKALFSMEGNTQEKIAHYDKIIQNFPNSNEALKALELKAQLLFENKRYAEVLGMQKNLPKDSPLIQKTLNILAKTPLENHRCEEALKYLSQITAFAFTPKEEIQAFDCLYFASLKEKAQIIALNALKTAKTPSEKLIWLYRLGRNYYRLGDFKNSTLASKDALTLAQSLNKKEFYDIAFVLFSDYMQNNEKELALNLYAFLEKHFKDDKRMALVYFKLLENEKDPKSVKIYATSLLKLQDTYKDYSYTPFSEFALIDAYRTTKDYLKALETLDKLLNRRLSLEDHQKALYLQSSLLDLTHQKAKSRASLEKCVQLKQKDQTNAWQNLCEQGLNLFKNKES